A genome region from Natronosalvus rutilus includes the following:
- a CDS encoding DUF5783 family protein, which yields MTEFDPAKFEDKYVHYFPELQQAYKNAFSRINERYDSSLVHAIDQQVLNESEPFYDEEDGFWIELPDEPYDRITGVVVDRERFETVLEAHVEAIETELERVFGV from the coding sequence ATGACCGAGTTCGACCCGGCGAAGTTCGAGGACAAGTACGTCCACTACTTCCCCGAACTCCAGCAGGCCTACAAGAACGCGTTCAGCCGCATCAACGAGCGCTACGACTCCTCGCTCGTCCACGCGATCGACCAGCAGGTACTCAACGAGAGCGAGCCCTTTTACGACGAAGAGGACGGCTTCTGGATCGAACTCCCCGACGAACCCTACGACCGGATTACCGGCGTGGTCGTCGACCGAGAGCGGTTCGAGACGGTGCTCGAGGCCCACGTTGAGGCCATCGAGACGGAACTCGAGCGCGTCTTCGGCGTATAA
- a CDS encoding 30S ribosomal protein S6e encodes MASFTVVVGDPESGLAHQLEAEGQDANRFIGKEIGQEVDGSAVGLDGYTLEITGGSDNAGRPHNETVAGSRLQEVLMSERQTGYKPERDGERRRITARGREMSDETAQINATIAERGSESVESLLGLESDEDGDDE; translated from the coding sequence ATGGCAAGTTTCACTGTCGTCGTTGGCGACCCCGAATCGGGGCTCGCCCACCAGCTCGAGGCGGAGGGTCAGGACGCGAACCGATTCATCGGCAAAGAGATCGGCCAAGAAGTCGACGGGAGCGCCGTCGGTCTCGACGGCTACACGCTCGAGATTACCGGTGGCTCGGACAACGCGGGCCGCCCGCACAACGAGACGGTCGCGGGCTCCCGGCTCCAGGAGGTCCTGATGAGCGAGCGCCAGACGGGTTACAAGCCCGAGCGCGACGGCGAGCGCCGTCGAATCACCGCTCGTGGACGCGAGATGTCCGACGAGACCGCCCAGATCAACGCGACGATCGCCGAGCGCGGCTCCGAGAGCGTCGAGAGCCTGCTGGGCCTCGAGTCCGACGAGGACGGAGACGACGAGTAA
- a CDS encoding ribonucleoside-diphosphate reductase subunit alpha, which translates to MSYHTPTSIPDVRSILERAQPADGPSLLADESLLDVIGRSLYEEATVDEQYEAVIQALTARIERDPAFDRIAGTVARHRYYRTVLGADVSGDEFDRAYRATFVTNLERAVDAGRLDDRLLERFDLEALAEALDIDRDGDLEYMAMETLVQRYVLRIEQEDEPLELPQAFWMRVAMGLALEEDDPQKRAIEFYEVLSKLEFTPSTPTLFHSGTAHPQLSSCYLTTVPDDLEDIFDAYKHHAQLSKWSGGLGNDWTNVRAEGALIKSTGVESTGVVPFLRISNDVTAAINRSGKRRGAACAYLACWHLDFPAFIDLKRNTGDERRRTPDMNTAAWIPDLFVKRVEDGGEWTLFSPDEVAGLHECSGTAFEEQYREYERLADAGELRQYERVDAESLWRQLLTRVFETGHPWLTFKDPCNVRSPQDHVGTVHSSNLCTEITLNTSADEHAVCNLGSVNFATHVADGELDREHLASTIETAMRMLDNVVDLCFYPTDAAERSNRRHRPVGLGTMGFHDALMDLEVPIGSEDAVEKANRWQEFVSYHAIQNSSRLAAERGTYPSYEGSKWDRGLLPQDTVDRLEAERGRAIPTDREETLEWETVREHVAKHGMRNSNTMAVAPTATISTINGTTPSIEPLYSNLYVKSNMSGDFTIVNEHLVEDLREQGCWDDDLVDRLKYHDGSVQEIDAVPDELKALYRGAFEIDPRHQLRLTAHRQTWIDQSISHNVFFPSTDGTLLDDVYKTAWELGLKTTYYLRTLGASQIEKSTLDMAEYGKTQHRGERGGGGSESDPGDADKGSRDDLPSLDDPTCEACQ; encoded by the coding sequence ATGAGCTATCACACGCCGACATCGATTCCAGACGTCCGGTCGATCCTCGAACGCGCACAGCCGGCCGACGGGCCGTCGCTGCTCGCGGACGAATCGCTTCTCGACGTGATCGGTCGCTCCCTCTACGAGGAAGCGACGGTCGACGAACAATACGAGGCCGTCATCCAGGCGCTTACGGCCCGAATCGAGCGCGATCCCGCGTTCGATCGTATCGCCGGAACGGTCGCCCGACACCGATACTACCGAACCGTCCTCGGCGCGGACGTCTCCGGGGACGAATTCGACCGGGCCTATCGGGCGACGTTCGTGACCAACCTCGAGCGGGCGGTCGACGCGGGCCGTCTCGACGACCGACTGCTCGAGCGATTCGACCTCGAGGCACTCGCCGAGGCGCTCGACATCGACCGGGATGGGGATCTCGAGTACATGGCGATGGAGACGCTCGTCCAGCGGTACGTCCTTCGAATCGAACAGGAAGATGAGCCACTGGAGTTGCCACAGGCGTTCTGGATGCGAGTAGCGATGGGCCTCGCCCTCGAGGAGGACGACCCGCAGAAGCGGGCGATAGAGTTCTACGAGGTGCTCTCGAAACTCGAGTTCACGCCGTCGACGCCGACGCTCTTTCACAGCGGGACAGCCCATCCACAGCTCTCCTCGTGTTACCTGACGACCGTTCCGGACGATCTCGAGGACATCTTCGATGCCTACAAACACCACGCACAGCTCTCGAAGTGGAGCGGCGGCCTAGGCAACGACTGGACGAACGTTCGGGCCGAGGGCGCGTTGATCAAGTCGACCGGTGTCGAGTCGACCGGCGTCGTCCCCTTTCTCCGGATCAGCAACGACGTGACGGCGGCGATCAACCGCTCCGGGAAACGTCGGGGGGCGGCCTGTGCCTACCTGGCGTGCTGGCACCTCGACTTCCCCGCGTTTATCGACCTCAAGCGCAACACCGGCGACGAGCGACGGCGAACCCCGGACATGAACACGGCCGCATGGATCCCGGACCTCTTCGTTAAGCGCGTCGAGGACGGCGGCGAGTGGACCCTGTTCAGTCCCGACGAGGTGGCCGGCCTGCACGAGTGCTCGGGCACGGCGTTTGAGGAGCAATATCGAGAGTACGAGCGCTTGGCCGATGCGGGCGAACTCCGCCAGTACGAGCGCGTCGACGCCGAGTCACTCTGGCGACAGTTGCTCACCCGCGTGTTCGAAACCGGCCATCCGTGGCTGACGTTCAAGGATCCGTGCAACGTCCGCTCGCCGCAGGACCACGTCGGGACCGTCCACTCCTCGAACCTCTGTACGGAGATCACGCTGAACACGAGCGCCGACGAACACGCCGTGTGCAACCTCGGGAGCGTCAACTTTGCGACTCACGTCGCAGACGGTGAACTCGATCGTGAACACCTCGCCTCGACGATCGAAACCGCGATGCGGATGCTCGACAACGTCGTCGACCTGTGTTTCTACCCGACCGATGCGGCCGAGCGCTCGAACCGCCGTCATCGCCCAGTTGGCCTGGGCACGATGGGCTTTCACGACGCGCTGATGGACCTCGAGGTCCCGATAGGCAGCGAGGACGCCGTCGAGAAAGCGAACCGCTGGCAGGAGTTTGTATCGTATCACGCTATACAAAACTCCTCGAGACTCGCCGCCGAGCGAGGAACGTATCCGTCCTACGAGGGGTCGAAGTGGGACCGCGGCCTCCTGCCACAGGATACCGTGGATCGCCTCGAGGCCGAACGCGGCCGGGCGATTCCAACTGATCGCGAGGAGACCCTCGAGTGGGAGACCGTCCGCGAGCACGTTGCCAAACACGGCATGCGAAACTCGAACACGATGGCGGTCGCGCCAACGGCGACCATCTCGACAATCAACGGGACGACGCCCTCGATCGAACCGCTGTACTCGAACCTATACGTGAAGTCGAACATGTCGGGTGACTTTACGATCGTCAACGAACACCTGGTCGAGGACCTGCGGGAGCAGGGGTGCTGGGACGACGACCTGGTCGATCGGCTCAAGTACCACGATGGATCCGTCCAGGAAATCGACGCGGTTCCCGACGAACTCAAAGCGCTGTACCGGGGCGCGTTCGAGATCGACCCGCGCCACCAGCTTCGACTCACGGCCCACCGACAGACGTGGATCGACCAGTCGATTTCTCACAACGTCTTTTTCCCGTCGACCGACGGCACGTTGCTCGACGACGTCTACAAGACGGCCTGGGAACTGGGGCTGAAAACGACGTACTACCTGCGTACCCTCGGGGCCTCCCAAATCGAGAAGTCGACCCTCGATATGGCCGAGTACGGAAAGACCCAGCACCGTGGCGAACGAGGGGGCGGCGGGAGCGAATCGGACCCCGGCGACGCCGACAAAGGCTCGAGAGATGACCTCCCCTCCCTCGACGATCCGACCTGCGAGGCCTGCCAGTAA
- a CDS encoding DUF7112 family protein, giving the protein MTDRISSDNPSVETVRATLAETATGVRIEIPGDESGHFPDEAGQVVRFVLDGTERFGRVDRGLTGGELVVPGLYETPDQARDPRDGVDALLDWIDDHGARRGGSVLLDVVEPDFLYGVRAPGETAVYDAHEPPSTSLQDIAKGLEDQ; this is encoded by the coding sequence ATGACCGACCGAATTTCGAGTGACAACCCGAGCGTCGAGACGGTTCGAGCGACGCTGGCGGAGACCGCCACCGGCGTTCGCATCGAGATCCCCGGCGACGAGTCGGGACACTTTCCGGACGAGGCGGGCCAGGTCGTCCGGTTCGTCCTCGACGGAACCGAACGCTTCGGCCGGGTCGATCGCGGCCTGACCGGCGGCGAACTGGTCGTCCCCGGCCTCTACGAGACGCCGGATCAGGCGCGAGATCCGCGCGACGGCGTCGACGCCTTGCTCGACTGGATCGACGACCACGGCGCTCGCCGCGGCGGGTCAGTTCTGCTCGACGTCGTCGAACCCGACTTCCTCTACGGCGTGCGCGCTCCCGGCGAGACCGCCGTCTACGACGCCCACGAACCACCGTCTACGAGCCTGCAGGACATCGCGAAGGGGCTCGAGGACCAGTAG
- a CDS encoding ribonucleotide-diphosphate reductase subunit beta has translation MTLINTDSEHDPNKILPIEYDWARAYYEAGVDNNWVPAEIPMQDDVTQWNGDALSPAERQLVEWNLGFFSTAESLTANNIVLALYEYVTAPECRQYLLRQAYEEAIHTDTFIYCCDSLGFDPEYLYGMYDRIPAIEEKDAFVVDLTRAIDRPTFTIDTDGDLREFLRDLIGFYVIMEGIFFYAGFAMMLGLKRQQKLVGVGQQFEYIMRDESLHVGFGVDLITQLRQEHPGAWTDDFGEEVIDLITRAVELERVYAYEACPDEILGMGPNQFATYVERVADRRLEQLGLPAQYGVENPFPWLSEQVDLNKEKNFFETQVTEYRSGGSLEWD, from the coding sequence ATGACACTCATCAACACCGACAGCGAACACGACCCGAACAAGATCCTCCCCATCGAGTACGACTGGGCGCGAGCGTACTACGAAGCCGGCGTCGACAACAACTGGGTTCCCGCCGAGATTCCGATGCAGGACGACGTCACCCAGTGGAACGGCGACGCCCTCTCCCCGGCCGAACGACAGCTCGTCGAGTGGAACCTCGGCTTCTTCTCGACGGCGGAGTCGCTCACGGCGAACAACATCGTCCTCGCGCTGTACGAGTACGTGACCGCCCCCGAGTGCCGACAGTACCTCTTGCGCCAGGCCTACGAGGAAGCGATTCACACGGACACGTTCATCTACTGCTGTGACTCGCTGGGGTTCGATCCCGAATACCTCTACGGGATGTACGACCGGATTCCCGCGATCGAGGAGAAAGACGCCTTCGTCGTCGACCTGACCCGAGCCATCGATCGACCGACGTTTACCATCGACACCGACGGCGACCTGCGAGAATTTCTCCGGGACCTCATCGGCTTCTACGTCATTATGGAGGGCATCTTCTTCTACGCCGGCTTCGCCATGATGCTCGGGCTCAAGCGCCAACAAAAGCTGGTCGGCGTCGGCCAGCAGTTCGAGTACATCATGCGGGACGAATCGCTCCACGTCGGCTTCGGCGTCGACCTGATCACTCAGCTTCGCCAGGAACACCCCGGCGCCTGGACCGACGATTTCGGCGAGGAGGTGATCGACCTGATCACCCGGGCCGTCGAGTTAGAGCGCGTCTACGCATATGAGGCCTGTCCCGACGAAATACTGGGTATGGGGCCTAACCAGTTCGCAACGTACGTCGAACGCGTCGCCGATCGCCGCCTCGAACAACTCGGCTTGCCGGCCCAGTACGGGGTCGAGAATCCGTTCCCGTGGCTCTCCGAGCAGGTCGATCTGAACAAGGAGAAGAACTTCTTCGAGACGCAGGTGACCGAGTACCGCAGCGGTGGCAGCCTCGAGTGGGATTAG
- a CDS encoding Lrp/AsnC family transcriptional regulator, whose translation MASCPLDETDRQLLDLLQENARYKATSLAEEIGVSDNTIHNRMARLEEEGIITGYTTAIDYQSTELRLSFHFTCTTRISERSAVAKEALALPQVVEVTELMTGQENLHIKAVGAEDADITHVAEQLDDLDLEINDENLIRAEYTRPFEYVRGLELADDR comes from the coding sequence ATGGCGTCGTGCCCGCTCGACGAAACGGACAGACAGTTGCTCGACCTGTTACAGGAAAACGCGCGATATAAGGCGACCAGTCTGGCCGAGGAGATTGGGGTCTCCGACAACACTATCCACAATCGGATGGCTCGATTAGAGGAGGAGGGGATCATCACCGGCTACACGACGGCTATCGATTACCAGTCGACCGAGCTTCGGCTCTCCTTTCACTTCACCTGTACGACCCGAATCAGCGAGCGGTCCGCCGTGGCCAAAGAGGCACTGGCACTCCCACAGGTCGTCGAGGTGACCGAACTGATGACGGGCCAGGAGAACCTCCACATCAAGGCGGTCGGCGCCGAGGATGCGGACATCACTCACGTCGCCGAGCAGCTCGACGACCTCGACCTCGAGATCAACGACGAGAACCTCATCCGGGCCGAATACACGCGTCCCTTCGAGTACGTGCGCGGACTGGAGCTGGCAGACGACCGCTGA
- a CDS encoding NifU family protein, giving the protein MSTETQEGDDLEERVANFLRRNFPQIQMHGGSAAIQEIDRETGEVYIQLGGACSGCGISPMTIQAIKSRMVKEIPEVTKVHAGTGVGGGGGGMSPSFPGETVDDGEDDEGPQAPF; this is encoded by the coding sequence ATGAGCACGGAGACCCAGGAAGGCGACGACCTCGAAGAGCGCGTGGCGAACTTCCTGCGACGGAACTTCCCACAGATCCAGATGCACGGCGGGAGCGCGGCCATCCAGGAGATCGACCGCGAGACCGGCGAGGTGTACATCCAACTCGGCGGCGCCTGCAGCGGCTGTGGCATCTCCCCGATGACGATTCAGGCGATCAAGAGCCGAATGGTCAAGGAGATCCCCGAGGTCACGAAGGTCCACGCCGGTACGGGCGTGGGAGGCGGTGGCGGCGGAATGAGTCCCTCGTTCCCCGGCGAGACCGTCGACGACGGCGAGGACGACGAAGGGCCGCAGGCCCCGTTCTAG
- a CDS encoding DUF7130 family rubredoxin-like protein: MGETPAREGDEEAVEEVHEVQFGQAVYGEDGEKLGTVRGFDLGGFFVTTREGVEAMSVEHARSGHEFGEAELMWRCTECGEMGAIDEGLPDTCPNCGTKKENLMYWTED, translated from the coding sequence ATGGGAGAAACACCGGCCAGAGAGGGCGACGAAGAAGCCGTCGAGGAGGTCCACGAGGTTCAGTTCGGCCAGGCCGTCTACGGCGAAGACGGGGAGAAACTCGGAACCGTCCGCGGATTCGACCTCGGCGGTTTCTTCGTCACGACCCGGGAAGGCGTCGAGGCGATGAGCGTCGAACACGCCCGCTCGGGCCACGAGTTCGGCGAAGCCGAGTTGATGTGGCGCTGTACCGAGTGCGGCGAGATGGGAGCGATCGACGAGGGCCTTCCCGACACTTGTCCGAACTGCGGCACCAAGAAGGAGAACCTCATGTACTGGACGGAGGACTGA
- a CDS encoding TetR/AcrR family transcriptional regulator, with amino-acid sequence MTDESARDEIMTATYEALCEHGYTELTTQAIADQTDKSKSLLFYHYDSKDDIISAFFDFLLEHFDERLAASQEVSPVERLAALVDWFLYDPDDDERASFHTAMLELRAQAPYDERFQAHLRRSDDALRAAFEDILRDGLEAGVFRDHDPAETATVLIAALDGARIRQLTMGRDAYLEEVRSGVANVVVADLLVEGESFPERGAVSLEAVDAAAGDDPE; translated from the coding sequence GTGACCGACGAGAGCGCCCGCGACGAAATTATGACGGCGACCTACGAGGCCCTGTGCGAACACGGCTACACGGAGCTCACCACACAGGCCATCGCCGACCAGACGGACAAGAGCAAGTCCCTGCTGTTCTATCACTACGACTCCAAAGACGACATTATCTCGGCATTTTTCGACTTTCTGCTCGAGCACTTCGACGAGCGACTAGCGGCCAGCCAGGAGGTATCGCCGGTCGAGCGTCTGGCCGCACTCGTCGACTGGTTCCTCTACGACCCCGACGACGACGAGCGCGCATCCTTTCACACGGCGATGCTCGAGTTGCGCGCCCAGGCCCCCTACGACGAGCGATTCCAGGCACACCTCCGGCGCAGCGACGACGCGCTCCGGGCCGCGTTCGAGGATATCCTCCGGGACGGCCTCGAGGCCGGCGTCTTTCGCGACCACGACCCTGCGGAGACGGCAACGGTACTGATCGCCGCCCTCGATGGCGCGCGCATCCGACAGCTGACGATGGGCCGGGACGCCTACCTCGAGGAGGTGCGGTCGGGCGTCGCCAACGTCGTCGTCGCAGACCTGCTCGTCGAGGGCGAATCCTTCCCCGAGCGAGGGGCCGTCTCGCTCGAGGCCGTGGACGCGGCGGCCGGTGATGACCCCGAATGA
- a CDS encoding ketopantoate reductase family protein, which produces MDIVVFGAGSLGSLVGGLLARAHDVTLVAREPHASVVAEDGLQISGSLEETTHPATRVDGADLEADLAVVTVKSYATENAARALATGTFEAALSLQNGMGNEEILAEHLSCPVLAGTATYGAILEEPGIVTCTGLGELVLGARDGGPSSVADRVGEAFSRAGLETTVSSSMPHRLWEKLAVNAAINPVTALADAPNGAVLEEPLRDLSRAAARETARLARANEVSLANREALAALESVATVTTANASSMRQDVRAGKRTEIDAINGYVCDRAARCGFEAPTNGTLATLVRVWERENVGAR; this is translated from the coding sequence ATGGACATCGTCGTCTTCGGCGCTGGCAGTCTGGGCAGCCTCGTCGGTGGACTGCTCGCGCGCGCCCACGACGTCACGCTCGTCGCTCGAGAGCCACACGCGAGCGTCGTCGCCGAGGACGGCCTCCAGATTTCGGGCTCCCTCGAGGAGACCACTCATCCGGCCACGAGAGTCGACGGCGCCGACCTCGAGGCCGACCTCGCTGTCGTCACGGTCAAATCCTATGCCACCGAGAACGCCGCCCGAGCCCTCGCGACGGGCACGTTCGAGGCCGCACTCTCGCTGCAAAACGGCATGGGAAACGAGGAGATCCTCGCCGAGCACCTGTCGTGTCCGGTCCTCGCGGGGACGGCAACATACGGAGCGATCCTCGAGGAACCCGGCATCGTCACCTGCACCGGTCTCGGGGAACTCGTCCTCGGCGCTCGAGACGGCGGCCCGTCGTCGGTTGCCGACCGCGTTGGCGAGGCCTTCTCGCGCGCGGGACTCGAGACGACCGTTTCGTCGTCGATGCCACACCGGTTGTGGGAGAAACTGGCCGTCAACGCCGCGATCAACCCCGTGACGGCCCTCGCCGACGCACCGAACGGGGCCGTCCTCGAGGAGCCCCTCCGCGACCTGTCGCGAGCCGCGGCGCGCGAGACGGCTCGACTCGCCCGCGCGAATGAGGTCTCGCTCGCCAACCGGGAGGCGCTCGCGGCGCTCGAGTCGGTTGCAACGGTGACGACGGCGAACGCGTCGTCGATGCGCCAGGACGTTCGCGCCGGAAAACGGACGGAAATCGACGCGATAAACGGCTACGTCTGTGACCGGGCCGCCCGGTGCGGCTTCGAGGCCCCGACGAATGGGACGCTCGCGACGCTTGTGCGGGTGTGGGAACGGGAAAACGTCGGCGCGAGGTAG
- a CDS encoding acyl-CoA thioesterase, whose amino-acid sequence MGAFECGRSLSASRLHHWMDICGAIAGRRFARRQVVTAAMDHVDFIAPIELGDIVTVTGYVFDTGVTSMDVRVDVRAERPQHGETSETATSFFTFIALDESETPTAVLALRCPTTTETDLRDRALEARRSRRRELAHEFEEPTDGKGRASR is encoded by the coding sequence ATGGGGGCATTCGAGTGCGGACGATCATTGTCAGCGTCGAGGCTCCACCACTGGATGGACATCTGTGGGGCAATCGCCGGCAGACGGTTCGCTCGACGGCAGGTTGTCACGGCCGCGATGGACCACGTCGACTTCATCGCGCCGATCGAACTCGGCGACATTGTGACCGTGACCGGCTACGTATTCGACACGGGGGTAACCAGCATGGACGTCCGAGTCGATGTCCGTGCCGAGCGCCCCCAACACGGCGAAACGAGCGAAACGGCGACCTCGTTTTTCACCTTCATCGCGCTCGACGAGTCGGAGACGCCGACGGCCGTGCTGGCACTTCGCTGTCCGACGACGACCGAAACCGACCTTCGCGACCGGGCGCTCGAGGCGCGTCGCTCCAGGCGCCGAGAACTCGCGCACGAATTCGAGGAACCCACCGACGGCAAAGGTCGAGCGAGTAGGTAA
- a CDS encoding MATE family efflux transporter: MSRKRDRSVNVTDGDLFKPLLVLSAPIVFSQLLQVGYNLADTFWVGRLGSDAVAALSYSWAIVFLMVSIGGGLTAAGTVLVSQYKGAKDFRKSHHVAGQTLSFVTVVGFVFGALGFALSPWLIQLVGAEPGTAAYTYAVNYTRIIFVSVGFMFWFFIFDALSRGWGDTRTPMYLMALSVTMNVVLDPILILGFVDNPLFAWIGATGLESTLYAMTGFTGFGVEGAAVATVFSRGVSALVGLYLLFSGRVGLEPTLADLRLELPTVKKILEIGGPIATEQGFRSSGIALLTALVAIAGTDAVAAYGIANRLSSLLFLPALGLARGTEAVVGQNLGAEQVGRAWKAVKLSSVVVVGIFVLVVGIAYPLAEPITAVFIQGEGSEQVVTYGAAFILIAGPSYIFMGVFQVLLGGLRGSGSTRAAMFLSIQELWVYRIPISAVAVLHFGLGIYGVWYAIALSYVLSAIVTAVWFLRGTWTDNVVTEDVASAPAGD, from the coding sequence ATGAGTCGAAAACGCGACCGATCGGTCAACGTGACGGACGGCGACCTGTTCAAGCCCCTCCTCGTGCTGTCGGCCCCCATCGTCTTCTCCCAACTCCTGCAGGTGGGTTACAACCTCGCGGACACCTTCTGGGTCGGTCGCCTCGGGAGCGACGCCGTCGCCGCGCTCTCGTATTCCTGGGCTATCGTCTTCCTGATGGTGAGCATCGGGGGCGGCCTCACCGCCGCCGGGACGGTCCTCGTCTCCCAGTACAAGGGCGCGAAGGACTTCCGGAAATCCCACCACGTCGCCGGCCAGACGCTCTCGTTCGTGACCGTCGTCGGCTTCGTCTTCGGCGCGCTTGGCTTCGCGCTCTCGCCCTGGCTGATCCAGCTGGTGGGCGCCGAACCGGGCACCGCCGCCTACACCTACGCGGTCAACTACACCCGGATCATCTTCGTCAGCGTCGGCTTCATGTTCTGGTTCTTCATCTTCGACGCCCTCTCGCGGGGCTGGGGTGACACCCGAACGCCGATGTACCTGATGGCGCTCAGCGTGACGATGAACGTCGTCCTGGACCCGATCCTCATCCTGGGCTTCGTCGACAACCCGCTCTTCGCCTGGATCGGTGCGACCGGTCTCGAGTCGACGCTCTACGCGATGACCGGCTTCACCGGCTTCGGCGTCGAGGGTGCCGCGGTGGCGACGGTCTTCTCCCGCGGTGTTTCCGCCCTCGTCGGCCTCTACCTGCTCTTTTCGGGTCGGGTCGGCCTTGAGCCCACCCTCGCGGATCTGCGCCTCGAACTGCCGACAGTGAAGAAGATCCTCGAGATAGGCGGGCCCATCGCGACCGAGCAGGGCTTTCGATCGTCAGGGATCGCCCTGCTGACGGCGCTGGTGGCCATCGCCGGAACCGACGCGGTCGCCGCCTACGGGATCGCCAATCGGCTCTCCTCGCTGCTCTTCTTGCCGGCGCTCGGGCTAGCCCGCGGGACGGAAGCCGTCGTCGGGCAGAACCTCGGCGCCGAGCAAGTGGGCCGAGCCTGGAAGGCCGTCAAGCTGAGTTCCGTCGTCGTCGTCGGAATCTTCGTCCTCGTCGTCGGGATCGCCTATCCGCTGGCCGAACCGATCACGGCCGTCTTCATCCAGGGCGAGGGGAGCGAGCAGGTCGTCACCTACGGCGCCGCGTTCATCCTGATCGCGGGCCCATCGTACATCTTCATGGGCGTCTTCCAGGTGCTGCTGGGTGGCCTCCGGGGAAGCGGCAGCACGCGTGCAGCAATGTTCCTCTCGATCCAGGAACTCTGGGTGTACCGCATCCCGATCTCGGCAGTCGCCGTCCTCCACTTTGGCCTGGGCATCTACGGCGTCTGGTACGCCATCGCCCTCTCGTACGTCCTGTCGGCCATCGTCACCGCCGTCTGGTTCCTGCGCGGGACCTGGACCGACAACGTCGTGACCGAGGACGTCGCGTCGGCGCCCGCCGGTGATTGA